The Sorex araneus isolate mSorAra2 chromosome 9, mSorAra2.pri, whole genome shotgun sequence genomic interval CTCCGCGGGCCAGGCTCCCCCAAAACGCGGGGGAGGGCCGCGGCATCCGGCATGgggcgccgccgcctccgccagCGGCCCACCGCGGGAATCTCACCACCCGAGGCCTCCGAGCACAAGGGCGGTCCCGCGGCAGCCGAAGACGGACGACGGCGACCACCGCCGCCACCGAACGGGCAAGGACTCGAGCTTCGCCCGGCACCGACCGACCGGCCAGGCGTGGACGGGTCAGACACCCCCCGACCAAGCGCACCTCCTCGACCGGCAGCAGAGTCGACCGACGGTCACGACCGCCCCCCACCGCACCGACGACAGAACGCACGCCACCCCTCCGATCACCGCACGCACCTCCGACCAGAGTCCCCCCCGGGCTAAACGAGGCCCGGTCAGGTGGGGTCGGCCGCTCCAGAGGCACGACGGGTCCCGGCGGGCAGGCACGACCTGCAACCGGGCGAGAGAGAACAGCCGCCGCCGGCGGGCGACCGCGCGGGAGGAGGGCCACGGGGGCCGAAGCGCCCGCCCGGCCACCGCAAGGGCACACACAGCCTCCCGTGGGGAGGGCGGCCCGAGGGGGCCGGGGGGATCCGGGCCCGCGAGGGCCGGGGCACGCGGCACGCGCGCCAGACGGGCTCCGAGAGGAGCAACGAGAGCGGGAGGCGCCCATCGGGGCGACCGGGCCGCCGGGAAAACAACGCACGGGAATCCCACCGCCCACAGACCAGGGCGGTCCCGCGCCCACGCCCGGGACGCCGGCCGGCCCCGACGGCCGACCCACCCGCGCCCTCCGCCTCGGAAGCCACGTCCACACGCGTCACCGCAGCGCCCCGCCACCGGGGGCCCGGAGGGTCCAACGCCGACCACCGCCACCCGTCCCCGGCCCCACCGCGGGGCGGGAAGGGCCGACGGCGCCCAGAACCTCCGCGAGCCCGCACGCGCGGGCCGCAACACAAGCCTCTCGCCTTTCCTCTTCCGTCCGCCCGCCCGAGCCCTGACCGAGGGTCCCGGAGCCCAGGCGGCAACGTCCGGCACCCGGGGGGGCCGCCGCCACCACGCGGACCGCGCGGCGGCGCCTCGCTCGGCCGGGCGGCCGAGACGGGACCCCCCGAGAGCACACACCCCGAAGCCGAGGTCCGCAGCACCACCGCCGGCTGCGGCACCACACGGGGAACGGGAAGCGGACAGAGCGTTTCCCCCCCGCCGGGAAGCACGGCTCCCGCCGGGGGCACAGCGGGCCGGGTCAACAGGAGCACGGGGTCGCAACGGTGGCAGAAACGACACCCTGACCGCGCACACCCGTCCCACGACTCCGACCACACGCACGCGGGCCCATCCGGGCCCCGACCGCCAACCACGACGTTCCGACGCCCCGACGCCGGGACGCCAGCTCGGCCCGGCCCGACGGGACCCTCCCCCGACCCAGAAGGGGGAGGCGCGGGCCGCGGTAGGCAAAGAGCGAGCGCGCACGGCACCCCCCCACGTCTGAGGGGATGACGGCGGACCCCTCCCCGTCGCAGGGCGGCGAGGAAGGGAGGGCTCCACTACCGGTGGCTGACAGCGCAGGAGAAAGAGGGGCAGCGGCTGGGGGATGCGGTACCCCAAAGGCACCCTCGCGGATCGCTAGAGAAGGCTTTTCTCCACCGAGGGGGCGTCGCCCCCCTAACCTGGGCGAGCTACCACCTTCCCCTTCGGACTCCCCTGACACCGCGTGTTGGGGGGGTCTGCCGTAGCGGTCCGGCGGCCGGTCCCCGCCGGAGCGGGGCCGCGACCGCATCTCACGTGAGCGTCCGCGGTCAGGTCCGTCGCGTGCCGGGCCCGCGGGAGGGCCCGCCGCCCCTCCGCAGCACCCGGCAAACGGCCCCCGCCCACCGGGACGGGAAGGCCGGCTTCCACCCCCACGACGGGGGAAGAGGGGCGGAAGCCCCGGACCAGGCGAGAGAGAGCCCCAAAGGGGGACGCCTCATCTCCCAGAGCCCGGCGCGACGGCGACCCACCGACTGCCGCTCACACGCCCACGCGCTAGTGCCAGTTACTGCGAGGCACGCGGGCGCGCGCCCGGAACGCGGAGGCCCTCCCCCGTCCACCGCCCCGCGGCGAACCGCAGAGGAGGCAACGGCGGGCGACCCCGCGACGAGGACGACCGGCTCGACCCCCCTGGAAGGCCAGGGGCCAACCGAAACCAGGAGGAGCCCGGGGAGGGAAGGACAGCAAGTCCGGGTGATGGGGAAGCGACACCACCAACTCGGCCTCGGGCACCTGACAGGACGACCTGGAGCGCTCCAGGGGCACCACCGAGGACCGGGTGAGGCGCGGCCGCGCGCGCCACCGCCGGGCGGCCCCCCCCACCGCGGGGAGGGGCCCGCCCGAGAGGACGGGACCCCGCGGGGTCCCGGCGCAGAGCGAGGATTGTCCGCTGCGTCAGACGACCCCGAAACCCGCTCCCCCGCCACGCACGGGGCCTGGGGGAGAGCGGGAAGAGCGGGATCGGGCCGGGGTCCGCACCCCTGAACGCCCCCACGGGGGTGGAGGAGAAGCGAGGGGCCCGCTGGCAGAACGAGAAGAGCGGTCCCATCCACGAGGGATGTCCGTCCCTCGCCTGGCGCGGCTTAGGCCCGGCCCGGGAGAGCGCACCAACACCACATCGATCGGCTGAGAGAGCGCGAGAGAAGCGAGGCATCGCGGAGTTCCCCCCCTGGCGAGGAGGGGGACCGAGCCCCGAAGGAGTGCGGGCAAAGGACAGCAACCCTCCGGAGAGGGGAGAGGCCCGTTTCAGCCTTCGCCCGCACTTCCGACTTCAGGGCAATGTCCGGCCCCGACCGGACCCACCCCCGACGAGAGCGAGGAGGACGCCTGACACGCGAGGCTGGGGGGGTCCGTTGGCGCCGAGGACACGGACACCGGGCTGGCCTCGGGCACCTTAGACCGGAGGAGCGACAGCCACGGCCGGGGACACCGCCCCCGGGTGCACGCGAGAGCCGGCGCACAGGGCCCAGGCGGGCGGCTCAGGCGGCGGGAAGCCAGGGAGGAGTCCTCAAGACAGGCCCCCAGCTCCTCACACGCACCCGGGGGAACGACCGGTCCCGATCCTCACGGCAGAGAGCCACCGAGAGAGAGCGTGTCAGCGTACATCTCGCGGTCCAATCCGGCCCCGTCACACCGGAAAAGGACCGTTGCCCGGAGCGGGACCGATCTGCTCCCTCCCGCGGCACCCTCTGGAACAGCGACCCGGCCACCGGCACCTGGGACAGCCCCATCGCCCAGAGTCCCGGAACTCCAGGGGACAACTGGTCGACCCCGTGACTCGGCAGGGTCCAAGCCGCGCCAGAAGCCACGCGCCGACCCGgtggcgacggcggcggcggcggcggcggcggcggccgcccggGGAAAAGCGGACGCATCCCCGAGCGGATGGACGAACCCCCGCCCGCCCGAACCCCCGAGACACACACCCCGAAAGCCACCGGTCAGGACTCGGAGcggacggggagggggagagcacgGCGACCACgcacgggcgggcgggcgggcgcccgcAGCTGACGTCCCGCCTCGGAGCCGGCTCCGGAGGGCGAGGAGGTCGGATCATTAGCCCGGAAAGACCGGAgaataaaaaaaacctctaagtCCCCTTCCTTCGCGGCGCCGCGGACCAGGCGCCCCCGCGGGCTCACAGCCGGACCCCGTCACCCTCTCCCCGGCCCTCGTCTCACGGCGCCACCGGCCGGGCACGCGGGGAGAGCGGGTGCGGCAAGTCGCCCTTCACCAAACACCGCCGTCACGCCAAGGTCCCCGCCCCTCAGAGCACCGGGGGACGCCaccggggcggtggggagggggcaggtaccCGGAAAACGtcagccgccgccaccgccgccgccgccgccgaggcccGGTCGGTGGGCGCCCGTTCACCAGGTCCGCTCCGCGCCGCTCCTCTCCGGCCCCGGTCCGGCCATCGGCCCCACTCGGCTCCGGACCCTGGAGCGATGCACCCACCGCCGGCGGAGCGCCAGCGCGGGCGCCCGGGAAGACTCGGGGCCGCCGCGGACCGTGGAGCGACAGCGCCACCCACCGGCGGAGGGACGGAtcacgcgcccgggccgggacccgggctcgggccggccatcggccccgctccgggccgccgcgggagcccggagctacggcggcacccgcccgcggagggccgggccgcgcgcccgggccgggacccgggctcgggccggccatcggccccgctccgggccgccgcgggagcccggagctacggcggcacccgcccgcggagggccgggccgcgcgcccgggcggccccgggctcgggccggccatcggccccgctccgagCCGCCGCCAACACTGGAGCTACGCGCCACCCGCCGGCGAAGGGCTGGGCCACGCACCCGGGCCGATCCGGCCCTTGGCCCCGCTCCGGCCCGCCGCAGAACACCGGAGCTACGCGGCAAGGGCTCCGGCCGgcagagggccgggccgcgcgcccgggcggccccgggctcggggcggCCACCGGCCCCGCTCGGGGCCGCCGCGGACCGTGGAGCGACAGCGCCACCCACCGGCGGAGGGACGGAtcacgcgcccgggccgggacccgggctcgggccggccatcggccccgctccgggccgccgcgggagcccggagctacggcggcacccgcccgcggagggccgggccgcgcgcccgggccgggacccgggctcggcccggccatcggccccgctccgggccgccgcgggagcccggagctacggcggcacccgcccgcggagggccgggccgcgcgcccgggccgggacccgggctcggcccggccatcggccccgctccgggccgccgcgggagcccggagctacggcggcacccgcccgcggagggccgggccacgcgcccgggccgggacccgggctcgggccggccatcggccccgctccgggccgccgccaaCCCTGGAGCTACGCGCCACCCGCCGGCGGAGTGCTGGTCGACCCGCCCGGACAGCCCCGCCAGGCGCCGGCACCCGGCTCCGAAGGCAACAGGACCTCCCCTATAAGCCTGCAGTTCCAATCTCCGCCGTCGGACCTCGTGGGGTGGCGCCTTGACAGCGGGACCAATTTCGATTGGGACGCCGACCTCCTGGAAGGCCGCCTCGGGCACTGCAACCGAATCGCTGCCGTCACCTCCAGAGGAGCTCCGGCGCCGAAGAAAAGCGGACGCCAGGTGGCGCCCGAGCACCCTCTGTGGGATCGCCATCCCCGCGCGGATGATGTGGAGGGAGACTAAGTCACACCGTCCCTTGCCTCGAGAAACAGACATCACGGGGCAGGGCCATCCGGGGACACAGGGTGTGGAAGGAGGacgaccccccccacccacacacacagacacacagacacacggacagacacacacacagacacacacacacgcacacacacacagacacacacacacagagacacccacacacacagacacacacacacacagacacccacacacacagacacacacacagacacacacacacacacacacacactaaaaccccaccccaccactcagTACGTGTGCTTCATCGCGTGCACGCAGGCCCgcccattctctgtctgtctgtctgtctgtctgtctgtctgtgtccgtgtccATCTCCGTCgtctgcctctccccccccccaagccccccctccccaccccgtaaccttctccttctctgtgcatctgttttggggccacacgcctgAGCCGGGCTCCGGGCATATCCCTGGGATGCCTTCAAGGAGTACTCCCGGCAGGGCTATGCATTCAGGGAGTACTCCCGGCAGAGCTCGTGGAACCCTATGGGAactccaggggttgaactcagatcaggggcgtgtgcaaggctagccacctccctgctgcactccctcTCTTCTCCAGCACCAGTCGCCAGCGCTCATTGCGGTCATTGTTTGCTTCTTTGATTGGATTGTTTTGGGTGGCCAATCCCCAGCCATGTGTTAAAATCACTCCGGACTCCTGGACTCTGCACTGAACTcactcagggataacccctgacgcgctctctctgtctctgtctctgtctctgtctctgtctgtctgtctctctctctctctctctctctctctctctccctctctgtctctctctctctctccctcccctccccctccaaagtaCTAGTTTGAAAACAGATTTGGATACTCTCTTATTGGGTGAGACAGAAGTACCATCGAGGTGCACCGAATGAAATCAAGCTCTGTTTTCTCTGAGGTGGCATGATGGTCAAGCGGAGGATCTGGGGGGGGCGCGAGTCACAGGGACATGACTCCTAGGCCGCTCTCTGCGGGTCATCCTGCGATTCAAAACCTCTAGTTCATCGCCTATTCACACTGGGTGGGacgccagagccagagagagcgctCCACGGGCCGAGTGGATGCTTcgtgggcgggaggggagaggcccaggttccatcctccggTCGAGGCCGTGGATCATTGGAACATatgcctctctcccctctcccgtggcctcctcctcctcctcctcctcctcctcctcctcctcctcctcctcctcctcctcctcctccgcctccgcgggaggcgggggcgggctggACGGACAAGGCACCGAGAGCTCAGAAGATCCACCGAAGCCCCATGAACTTGACAAAAGACGAAAGGACCGGGGAGGACCCGTCTGTCAGGGGCCAACCTCCCCGAAGGAATAGGCATAGGCGACCTGacccacgagagagagagagagagagagagagagagagagagagagagagagagagagagagagaggagaagagaagagagtgagcTTTCCCCTCCTCTGGGACACAAAGACGTTTGTTTTGGCCTTTGGCACCGGGTGCTGTGAGAAATGAGgaggagaaacgaggaggaggaagaggaggaggaggaggagaggaggaggaggaggaggaggctgcggAAAGGAGCGATTCGCCCCCGTGGAGCTTTCGACCGAGGAACCGGCCCCGTGGCCTCTAGGGCGACCGGGCACCCGCCTCGGGAACAAGCACACCCTAGTCGTAGCCACTCGTGGAGCTAAATCCGGGACGTGAAGCGGTGTGGCGCAGCGGCGCCCACCACGAGTGGCGTGACGCACGGCCGCCCGCTCCTTTCTCTTCAGCGTTCCCGAGTCGAATCGGTCACTGTGAAGCGGCTGAGGCTTGCGGgagtgcgggcgggcgggagtgagtgagtgagtgagtgagtgagtgagtgagtgagtgagtgagtgagtgcgtgcgtgcgtgtttcACGTGGCTTAACACGTTTTAAAACGACCTCGAGATGGAGACGCGACTACAAGAACCGAAGGGATGCGTGAGGTGGCTGGGGACATAGGCGAGGGGTCCGGGGCTGTGCCTCGCCAGGATCCCCAGCACACCGCaggtttcccgccccccccccagcaccgccgccGCCGGCAGCCTCCGAGCAGCCCCAAAACCTCTGCAAATTTCGTCTCCCAAAGTTTTCCGAGTTGCATGCATAGATTCGTCAACCGGACTCAACTCCATCAAGAGATTTTtcgtggcggggggcgggcagcgcggatggcaggaaaaaaatagaaacaggagTTAAGTAAGGCACCTGTGCCACACGTCACGTGAACTACGGGCAGCTACACCGCCcacgcgcggcccccgccccgtgaCCCCGGTTGGAATCCCTGGAGATGgactgagggctggagggaccgaggggtgggaggggcagaggggcggagggaccgaggggtgggaggggcggaggggcggagggaccgaggggtgggaggggcggaggggaggggcggaggggcggaggggcggagggaccgaggggtgggaggggtgagaggggctgaggggcgggaggggcgcggggcgggcggggggattgGCGAGTTGGGCACACTGTTCCCTGCGAACAAAGCAAAGCTCTCTGACTGACTGTCGTTGCTGATGAAAGtgccttgggtttttttctttggggggggtggggagggttggttggtttttttggtgtttttcttccccccccccccccccgttccacCGAAGGGGAAGTTTATCCGTGACTCCCGTTTTCCGTTCACggtgcttttattttatgctacCGCATCTTCACCAAAGTTTCTTCACCGCCACCATCGCCCCCACcgtcccacctcccctgccccgggcttTCTGTTGTCcggtcagcccccccccccggggggggggggtggcggcggcGCTTCACATCGGGCACCCAGGACCTCAGAGGAGAGGAGGatcggtttgatctccagaaaggCTGTTTCTTGAAGggccaaggagggagggagcgcgagttttgagcccccgccccccgcagccgcgCCTTTCCCTTTctcgtgctccccctcccccgcggcgGCGCCAGCGCCCAGCTGAAATCggtcacccaccccacctcccatcccgaccccaCCGCTGAGGTGCGTGTCCTAAGCCTACGACCGACCGAGAGCGCTTAGCAGATCTTATCTCCAAGCGAGCTACGGACAGAGAACggcatctcttcctcttccccaccctcaccctccggGCAATGgtcgcgcaaaaaaaaaaaaaaaaaaaaaaaaaaaaggaggcggcCGACCCGGCCGGCTTGGAGTCAGATTCCCTCTGGCCTCTTCTAAGGACACcgttgtcttttgttgttgttgttgttgttgttgttgttgttctctctccctccctccccccgcccccggtgtgtgtgtgggggggggggggagcgggtgtCGGGAAGAGAAATGAAACCGAAACCCCGGGTCACGGACCACAAGTCCCAGGAAGCTCCGGGGCCGCCACCGAGAtggctcctgccaccctcccctcccctcccctcccctcccctctccaccccaccccaccccaccccaccccgccgtgTCCATTCTCGGTCGGTCTCAttctctcacccacccctacccgatcagccctccaccctccctccgtcTAGGAAATTCGGGCGGGGTTATCCTATGAAAGTCGTGCAAACATCTCAGATAGATTTCAAAGAGAGGCTTGAGCTAGatccaaaaaaatagtaataataattttttcttttaaaaggaaagcaggcaagcaaaAGCAAGTGAGCAAGCAAAAGCAGGCCaaagaatagaccctgagcaccgtcagaacaGAGCAGAAAAGCCGGGCCTGGATCTGGGTGGTGCAATAGGatcacgggtggagggatgggccctgGATCATGGTACAACTGattgaaacgtgagcacgaaagtgtgtaagtctgtcactgtccctcacggtgtttcattaaaaaaaaaaatttcttttttaaaaaggaaagcaggcaagccagccagccagccagccagccagccagccagccagccagccagccagcaagcaagcaagcaagcaggccCGCAGGCCCACGGGCAGGAAGGCAAGCAAGAAGAGGGTTGGCAGGCAGCCGGCAGGCcggcaagcaggcaggcaggcaggcaggcaggcaggcaggcaggcaggcaagcaagcaagcaaggaagcaagcaggcaagcaaaagggtagaccctgagcacctgcagtacaCAAGGGTCTCCCCTtgtagggcctggatctcggtgttggaaaatgggcccgggtggtggaggggtggcactggttcatggtaagaccgaaatgtgagcaggaaagtgtgtaagtcaGCCACTCTAGCTCACggtgcttcactaaaaaaaaatttaataagtaagtaagtaagtaagtaagtaaataaataagtaaataaataaggaaagcaggcaaggaaaagcaagt includes:
- the LOC129398803 gene encoding collagen alpha-1(I) chain-like, whose translation is MGPTLQRHPFSGLVDSADSLVRVSRRVGWVADIAADPVRSLRPALSSGGVASENPPGPTVPGAGWGRDRDREDRDAPPAEETEGPLGRHRGGETHGPTAGRTTLPDPRPPTGAGGGENPERVWHRHDPRRRRRGETARGDENVGTRPPETPLDRPQRDTRLRRGPPGGGYGPPPATGRSGRRAPAGPESESAGRGHHRGGGRGPPSAGEPRGTGTTRAAARRADEKRRRGGPRGDPREAGNAGDPPAATRGEAGGEEAARERAGRPERGRARGAPGREEPSAGQAPPKRGGGPRHPAWGAAASASGPPRESHHPRPPSTRAVPRQPKTDDGDHRRHRTGKDSSFARHRPTGQAWTGQTPPDQAHLLDRQQSRPTVTTAPHRTDDRTHATPPITARTSDQSPPRAKRGPVRHDLQPGEREQPPPAGDRAGGGPRGPKRPPGHRKGTHSLPWGGRPEGAGGIRAREGRGTRHARQTGSERSNESGRRPSGRPGRRENNARESHRPQTRAVPRPRPGRRPAPTADPPAPSASEATSTRVTAAPRHRGPGGSNADHRHPSPAPPRGGKGRRRPEPPRARTRGPQHKPLAFPLPSARPSPDRGSRSPGGNVRHPGGPPPPRGPRGGASLGRAAETGPPESTHPEAERSGGRSPPERGRDRISRERPRASYCEARGRAPGTRRPSPVHRPAANRRGGNGGRPRDEDDRLDPPGRVQAAPEATRRPGGDGGGGGGGGGRPGKSGRIPERMDEPPPARTPETHTPKATGAPAGSQPDPVTLSPALVSRRHRPGTRGERVRSAPLLSGPGPAIGPTRLRTLERCTHRRRSASAGAREDSGPPRTVERHYAPPAGGVLVDPPGQPRQAPAPGSEGNRTSPISLQFQSPPSDLVGWRLDSGTNFDWDADLLEGRLGHCNRIAAVTSRGAPAPKKSGRQVAPEHPLWDRHPRADDVEGD